The DNA segment CGCGTGATGGGACCTTCCCAGGTCTTCACAAGCCGGCCGTCGCGGTCGTAGAGGAGCGTCGTAGGCAGAACGCCGCTGAGTTCCGTGCGCAAAGCCTTATCAAGTTGCGAAATGCCGCTCTCGGCGTCCAGCACAAGCACGGGGAACGGCAACTGCTGTTTCTCATGAAAAGCGCGAACCGTTTCGCCGATCTTCTTGGGGTCGTCGAGCGATATGCTTAGAAACACCGCTTTTTCAACGTCGCGGCCGTTGTAAA comes from the Candidatus Hydrogenedentota bacterium genome and includes:
- a CDS encoding TlpA family protein disulfide reductase, which translates into the protein MDTASAERIAALVNAAEGKTLVVNLWATWCAPCVAEMPEFAAFYNGRDVEKAVFLSISLDDPKKIGETVRAFHEKQQLPFPVLVLDAESGISQLDKALRTELSGVLPTTLLYDRDGRLVKTWEGPITRAILEEALQAFL